The following are from one region of the Gammaproteobacteria bacterium genome:
- the mutL gene encoding DNA mismatch repair endonuclease MutL, with protein MRIHRLPTQLANQIAAGEVIERPSSLVKELLENSMDAGATQIEIDVEQGGSGLIRVRDNGCGIHKDDLVLALSRHATSKIKTFDDLTNISSLGFRGEALPSIYSVSRLTLTSRTQSDNSGWRIQGDGRELDAQPSPAAHPVGTTVEVRDLFFNTPARRKFLRSEKTEFSHLEEVVQRIALSRFDVDVTLRHNQRAAQTLRAGLDERDKERRIADIIGTPFLENALRIDFEASGLRLWGWITLPTFSRGQSDLQYFYVNGRIIRDKLVSHAIRQAYQDVLFHGRHPVFVLYLEMPPSEVDVNVHPTKHEVRFRESRLIHDFLFRTLRDVLATTRPGHTTPGDHTPQLSTAEMPAPDNAVLDAPRGPSYTPAPAPHYARQPPLPLSSSQSPLQVREQISAYAALHPSSAATPAVADEARHETPPLGYAIAQLHGVYILAENAHGLVLVDMHAAHERITYERMKTALDSDGIRSQPLLVPITITVNERDARLAEECSTTFTNLGFEVNRLGATTLVVRQIPELLHSANVETLVQDVLADLHAFGDSTRIREQLNTVLSTLACHGSVRANRKLTLPEMNMLLRDMEHTERSGQCNHGRPTWIQLSMAELDKMFMRGR; from the coding sequence ATGCGCATCCACCGTCTCCCTACCCAACTCGCTAACCAAATCGCCGCAGGCGAGGTTATTGAAAGACCTTCTTCGCTGGTCAAAGAGCTGCTCGAAAACAGTATGGATGCAGGGGCAACCCAGATCGAGATTGATGTCGAACAGGGTGGCTCGGGCTTAATACGGGTGCGTGACAACGGCTGTGGCATCCACAAGGATGATCTCGTTCTGGCACTGAGCCGCCATGCCACAAGCAAAATCAAAACCTTTGATGACCTGACGAATATATCCAGCCTGGGTTTTCGCGGTGAGGCATTGCCGAGCATCTATTCCGTATCACGCCTGACCCTGACATCGCGTACTCAAAGCGACAACAGTGGGTGGCGTATCCAGGGCGATGGTCGCGAGCTGGATGCGCAGCCATCGCCCGCTGCTCACCCGGTTGGCACCACAGTGGAAGTGCGCGACCTATTTTTCAACACCCCGGCACGGCGTAAATTCCTGCGCAGTGAAAAAACTGAATTCTCTCACCTTGAGGAAGTTGTTCAGCGCATTGCGCTCAGCCGTTTTGATGTGGATGTTACCTTGCGTCATAACCAGCGCGCCGCTCAAACCTTGCGCGCTGGCCTTGATGAACGGGACAAGGAGAGGCGCATTGCGGATATCATTGGCACGCCCTTTCTCGAAAATGCACTGCGTATCGACTTCGAGGCCTCCGGCTTGCGGCTATGGGGGTGGATAACATTGCCAACCTTCTCGCGTGGCCAGAGCGATTTGCAATATTTTTATGTCAACGGGCGCATCATCCGCGACAAGCTGGTGAGTCACGCCATCCGCCAGGCCTACCAGGATGTGCTGTTCCACGGACGCCATCCGGTGTTTGTGCTGTATCTGGAAATGCCACCCTCAGAGGTGGACGTGAATGTTCACCCCACCAAGCACGAGGTGCGTTTCCGGGAAAGCCGCCTGATCCACGACTTTCTGTTCCGCACACTGCGCGACGTGCTCGCAACCACCCGGCCTGGTCATACGACGCCTGGCGATCACACACCGCAGCTCTCCACAGCCGAGATGCCCGCGCCTGACAATGCCGTGCTGGATGCGCCACGTGGTCCATCCTATACGCCAGCACCTGCTCCTCACTATGCGCGTCAACCTCCCCTGCCCTTGTCGTCATCACAATCACCACTGCAAGTGCGCGAACAAATCTCTGCGTATGCCGCGCTGCACCCATCTTCCGCTGCAACGCCAGCCGTAGCGGATGAAGCCCGGCACGAGACCCCACCGCTGGGCTACGCCATCGCGCAACTGCACGGTGTCTATATTCTCGCCGAAAATGCCCATGGCCTGGTGCTGGTAGACATGCACGCCGCGCACGAACGCATCACCTATGAGCGCATGAAAACCGCGCTGGATAGCGACGGGATCCGCTCTCAACCTCTGCTTGTGCCTATCACGATAACGGTCAATGAACGCGACGCGCGGTTAGCGGAAGAATGCAGCACTACCTTCACCAATCTTGGCTTTGAGGTTAATCGGCTGGGCGCCACAACACTGGTTGTGCGTCAGATACCTGAATTGCTGCACAGTGCAAATGTAGAAACTTTGGTCCAGGATGTGCTGGCTGATCTTCATGCCTTCGGTGACAGCACACGAATCCGCGAACAGCTGAACACCGTACTCTCTACCCTCGCCTGCCATGGCTCGGTGCGCGCCAACCGCAAACTTACCCTCCCGGAAATGAACATGCTATTGCGAGACATGGAACACACTGAACGTAGTGGCCAGTGCAATCATGGGCGCCCTACATGGATACAACTCAGCATGGCGGAGCTCGACAAGATGTTTATGCGGGGGCGATAA
- the tsaE gene encoding tRNA (adenosine(37)-N6)-threonylcarbamoyltransferase complex ATPase subunit type 1 TsaE has product MLALGARLAQACGNGGAIIFLHGELGAGKTTLVRGFLRGLGHAGKVKSPTYTLVEPYEIDQRHIYHFDLYRLAGPDELEYLGIRDFLEKNAIFLVEWPERGAHYLPPPDIEVSIDYAESGRLVRFEPRTAAGKNALAQLGL; this is encoded by the coding sequence ATGCTCGCGTTAGGCGCGCGGCTTGCCCAAGCCTGCGGAAACGGAGGGGCAATCATTTTCCTGCACGGCGAACTCGGCGCGGGAAAAACGACACTGGTGCGCGGTTTTCTGCGGGGGCTCGGACATGCCGGCAAGGTAAAGAGTCCAACGTATACCCTGGTGGAGCCATATGAAATCGATCAGAGGCATATCTATCATTTCGACCTGTACCGGCTCGCCGGTCCGGATGAGCTGGAATACCTGGGGATACGCGACTTCCTCGAAAAAAACGCGATTTTTCTTGTTGAATGGCCTGAGCGCGGCGCGCATTATCTGCCTCCCCCGGACATTGAAGTAAGCATTGATTACGCCGAATCTGGACGCCTGGTGCGATTTGAGCCAAGGACAGCGGCGGGAAAGAATGCCCTGGCACAATTGGGGCTATAA
- a CDS encoding NAD(P)H-hydrate dehydratase, with product MNTLPHHLYHASDVREMDRIAIEEFGIPGSTLMSRAGAAGFVALGMRWHQARSVAVVCGIGNNGGDGFVMARLAHVAGLKVIVFQVGDAARLRGEALAAAQFLRVVGVPIKQLDSDSLTEFDVVVDALLGTGLDREVRGEWRAAIDAINHSGVPVLALDIPSGLHSDTGRMLGAAVRAQATISFIGLKQGMFTAAGPDCCGVIEFDDLRLPAEVYARITAPAVRLIPQQIQRLLPSRLRAAHKGDHGHVLVIGGDHGMSGAARLAAEAAARTGSGLTSVATRAAHAAVIAAVRPELMCHDVEHAQDLHALLQRASVIAIGPGLGQSVWAREMFAAVLETHLPLVVDADALNLLALEPARRDNWVLTPHPGEAARLLDCTTADIQMDRFQAAQELQQRYGGICILKGAGTLICSTQQPIAVCDAGNPGMASGGMGDVLTGVIAGLLAQKLSLADAACAGVYIHAVAGDDAAAVGERGLLASDLMPHIHRLANPSSI from the coding sequence ATGAACACCCTACCACATCACTTGTACCACGCCAGCGACGTCCGCGAGATGGATCGCATCGCCATCGAAGAGTTCGGCATTCCCGGCTCTACGTTGATGTCCCGCGCTGGTGCTGCGGGATTCGTGGCGTTGGGTATGCGTTGGCATCAGGCACGATCAGTCGCCGTGGTATGCGGTATCGGCAACAACGGTGGCGACGGTTTTGTCATGGCACGTCTGGCGCATGTGGCGGGCTTGAAGGTTATTGTTTTTCAGGTGGGTGACGCGGCCAGACTGCGTGGTGAAGCACTGGCCGCAGCCCAGTTCCTGAGGGTGGTGGGTGTGCCCATAAAACAACTCGACTCTGACTCATTGACGGAGTTCGATGTGGTGGTCGACGCCCTCCTTGGCACCGGACTGGACCGTGAAGTCAGAGGTGAGTGGCGTGCCGCCATCGATGCCATCAATCACAGCGGGGTACCTGTGCTGGCCCTGGATATCCCCTCCGGCCTGCATTCGGACACCGGAAGAATGCTCGGCGCGGCAGTGCGCGCACAGGCAACCATTTCGTTTATCGGGCTAAAGCAGGGCATGTTCACTGCTGCGGGTCCGGACTGCTGCGGCGTGATCGAATTTGACGATCTACGCCTCCCCGCTGAAGTATATGCACGGATCACCGCGCCCGCCGTCCGCCTTATCCCCCAACAGATACAGCGCTTGCTGCCGTCACGCTTGCGCGCGGCCCACAAGGGCGATCACGGCCATGTGCTGGTGATCGGCGGCGACCACGGCATGTCCGGCGCGGCGCGGCTCGCCGCCGAGGCTGCCGCGCGCACCGGTAGCGGATTAACCAGTGTTGCCACACGCGCCGCACATGCCGCCGTAATCGCTGCCGTACGCCCGGAGTTGATGTGCCATGACGTGGAACATGCACAGGATCTGCATGCGCTGCTGCAGCGGGCCAGCGTAATCGCCATCGGGCCAGGGCTCGGCCAGTCAGTCTGGGCGCGCGAAATGTTCGCCGCCGTACTGGAAACACATCTGCCGCTAGTGGTGGATGCCGATGCACTGAATCTGCTGGCGCTAGAACCCGCCAGGCGCGACAACTGGGTGCTGACACCCCACCCCGGCGAAGCGGCACGTCTGCTGGACTGTACAACAGCGGATATTCAAATGGATCGTTTCCAGGCTGCTCAGGAATTACAGCAACGCTACGGCGGCATCTGCATCCTCAAGGGCGCAGGAACCCTAATTTGTAGTACCCAGCAACCCATCGCCGTCTGCGACGCAGGCAATCCCGGCATGGCCAGCGGCGGCATGGGTGATGTGCTCACCGGCGTAATCGCCGGCCTGCTTGCGCAAAAACTGAGTCTGGCGGATGCGGCATGTGCCGGCGTGTACATCCACGCTGTTGCAGGCGATGACGCGGCAGCGGTGGGTGAGCGTGGACTGCTGGCAAGCGATCTGATGCCGCACATTCACCGTTTGGCAAATCCATCTTCAATTTGA
- a CDS encoding N-acetylmuramoyl-L-alanine amidase, with translation MKQIIAAFCLMLLSSIGVASDAQIKSVRLWASPDSTRLVFDMNSPAAYKLITLDNPDRLVVDLESARLAAPLGTVDYNNTLLQSIRSAPRNGKDLRVVLDLKNRVRPEIFMLNPAGEYGYRLVVDLYDANSAVKIANTATPALPSPIPPSSITTNDKYPETTKTPEDKRYRDIVVAIDAGHGGEDTGARGPSGTNEKDVTLAIARKLEDLVRKEKGMRPVLIRDGDYYIGLRQRTQKAREQKADIFVAIHADAFTNPNARGSSVFILSERGASSEAARWLAAKENASDLIGGVELGGKDKMLASVLLDLSQTASVEASHDVASKVLEGLKEIGDLHKPHVERAGFMVLKSPDMPSLLVETAFISNPAEERKLQDEEHQQNLARAILSGIRTYFTRSPPPGTKFAALAARRHIISEGETLASVAGQYGVSVEKLRLTNKLPDEQVKAGAVLRIPGDG, from the coding sequence ATGAAACAAATCATCGCAGCCTTTTGTTTGATGCTTTTGTCCAGCATCGGTGTTGCCAGCGACGCGCAGATCAAAAGTGTGCGGCTGTGGGCGAGTCCTGACAGCACGCGTCTGGTCTTCGACATGAACTCACCGGCGGCATACAAGCTAATCACTCTGGATAATCCCGACCGGCTGGTCGTTGACCTGGAAAGCGCCCGCCTCGCCGCTCCGCTGGGCACGGTGGATTACAACAACACCCTGCTGCAAAGCATCCGTAGCGCGCCGCGCAACGGCAAGGACCTGCGTGTAGTACTGGATCTAAAAAACCGGGTAAGGCCAGAGATCTTCATGCTGAATCCCGCAGGGGAGTATGGTTACCGCCTGGTGGTGGATTTGTATGACGCCAATTCTGCGGTGAAAATAGCCAATACGGCCACACCCGCCCTACCTTCACCCATTCCACCTTCCTCTATCACGACAAATGATAAGTATCCTGAAACAACCAAGACGCCGGAAGACAAGCGCTACCGCGATATCGTGGTCGCCATCGACGCCGGGCATGGTGGGGAAGACACAGGCGCGCGCGGCCCCAGCGGCACTAACGAAAAAGACGTGACACTTGCAATCGCACGCAAGCTGGAAGATCTGGTGCGTAAGGAGAAGGGTATGAGGCCGGTGCTGATCCGCGATGGTGACTATTACATCGGCTTGCGCCAGCGCACCCAGAAGGCACGCGAGCAAAAGGCTGATATCTTCGTCGCCATTCATGCCGATGCCTTCACCAATCCCAATGCACGCGGCTCATCGGTATTTATACTCTCCGAGCGGGGCGCGAGCAGTGAGGCGGCACGCTGGCTGGCGGCCAAGGAAAACGCCTCGGATCTGATTGGCGGTGTTGAGTTGGGCGGCAAGGATAAAATGCTCGCCTCCGTACTGCTGGATTTATCGCAAACAGCCTCCGTCGAAGCCAGTCATGACGTTGCCAGCAAAGTCCTGGAAGGTCTGAAGGAAATCGGCGACCTGCATAAGCCACACGTCGAGCGCGCAGGCTTCATGGTGCTTAAATCGCCAGACATGCCTTCCCTGCTGGTCGAAACAGCCTTTATCTCAAACCCGGCCGAAGAAAGAAAATTGCAGGATGAAGAACATCAGCAGAACCTTGCACGCGCCATCCTGAGCGGCATACGCACCTACTTCACCCGCTCACCGCCACCCGGCACAAAATTCGCCGCACTCGCCGCGCGGAGACATATCATTTCCGAGGGTGAAACACTCGCTTCTGTCGCCGGGCAGTATGGCGTGAGCGTAGAGAAACTGCGACTCACCAACAAACTGCCGGATGAACAGGTCAAGGCGGGCGCAGTGCTGCGTATTCCTGGGGATGGATAA